Within Protaetiibacter intestinalis, the genomic segment GCGCGTCGTGAGGACGAGACCGTACGATGCGGTCGATCGACCGGAGGAGACCACCATGTCCCGTCGCACCGCCGCAGCCGCAGCCCTTCCCCTCGTCCTGCTGTTCGCCCTCACCGGATGCTTCCCCGTGCCCGGCACCGGGACGGACGGCACGGGCGACGACACCGGCACGACGGGAGGCGACACCGGCGGTGACACGGACGGCGACGCCCTCGGTCCCGTGCTCACCGCGTGCGTGAACGGCGACTGGACCGCCGACCTCGACGACCTCGCGAGCCAGCTCGGTGCGTTCATGGCCGCGAACGGTCTCAACGTCGTGAGCTCGACCGGATCCGGCAGCCAGACCCTCTCGATCGGCGGCGAGGGGGTGCTCGGCTTCTCGAACGAGATGACCTTCGTCATCACGATCGACATGAGCGGGGGTCTCACCATGACCACGACGCAGGCGCACACCGGCCGGGTCGGCGCCGACTGGGCGTGGGACGGCGGCTCGGATGCGAGCGACACCGCGGGCACCATGGTGTTCTCGGAGTTCGACGACTCGGCCTACACCATCGACACGACCGTCGCGATCAACGGCGAGGCCTCCGACATGCCCGTCACGAGCCCGCCGATGGCGGCCGGGAACGTGCCGCTCGCGGTGACGTGCGAGGGCGACACGATGACGACGCATCCGAGCGGGTCGCCGTTCACGACGACCTGGCACCGGGACTGAGTTCGAGGTCGGCGAGCGCACGCGAACCCTCGCGCGCGTCGAGCTGCACCTCCTGTGCCGCCCAGCGGCACCAGTGCGGGGCGAAGGCATCGCCGTCCCGGTCGAGGGCGCGCCGCTTCCGGGCGGGCGCGTCCCGCTCCACCCACCACGCGTGGTCCGCGAGCGCACGCGAGGCGCGGGTGATCGCGCCACAGCCCTCCACGATGAGCGAGCCGCTGCGGTCGACGGATACGGCATCCGCGGGAACGTCGCGGGCCCAGTCCCAGCGGCGCCAGCGGCCGTCGCGGATGATGCCGGGCACGGCATCCGCGCCCGCCGCGAGGCCGTCCCAGCCGGGGTAGACCTCGTCGAGCGAGACGAGGGCGGCGCCGGTGGCGGCCGCGAGGCTGCGGGCGAGCACGGTCTTGCCCGCCCCCGAACGGCCGTCGATGAGCAGCACCCACGGCTGCGGCCCCACCTCGAGCAGCTCGACGAGCGGCGCCGGGTCGACCTCGGCGTCGACGGCGGTCATCCGCGCGGCCCGAGGACGGGGTTGAAGGCGCCGACCGCGATCGAGACGCCGAGCGCCACGAGCCCGATGAGCACCCCGATGCCGACGAGCACCCACTCGGCGCGCCCGAAGCTCGCGGTGCGGGCGGCGCTGCGCGGGGTGTCGCCGCCGAAGCCGCGCGCCTCCATCGCGGTCGCGAGCGACCCGCCGCGGCGCAGGGCGAGCACGAGCAGCGCGAACGCCACCGAGCCGAGGAAGCGGATGCGGCCGAGCCGGCCGCCCGCATCCCCCACGCCGCGCGCGCGGCGGGCGAGCACGAGGGCACGCCAGTCGTCGACGATGAGCCCGACGAGGCGGAACGCCGCGAGCGCACCGAGCACGAAGCGCGCGGGCAGACGCCAGGTCTGCACGAGGCCGTCGGCGAGGTCGGTGGGGTCGACGGTGGCGACGAGCAGCACGGCGGGCAGGCCGATCGCGAGCACGCGCAGCGCGGCCGCGGCGGCGAGCTGCAGCGAGCCCTCGCTCACGGTCGCGAGCAGGAAGCTGCCGTAGACGTGGCCCGACGGCGCCCCGTAGAGCGCGAGGGTGAGGGCGGTGAGGGGGGAGGCGATCAGCAGCGGCAGCATCCGCACCGTGAGGGCGCGCCACGGCACGCCCGCGAACGGCACGAGCGGCAGCAGCAGCGCGAGCGCGACGGCCCCCGAGACCCAGTCGATCGTGACGAGCAGGGCCACGCCGATCGCCGCGGAGGCCGCGATCTTCGCGACCGGGTTGATGCAGTGCACGAGGCGATCCCCCCGCACGGGAGCGAGCAGCGCCGTCACGAGGCACCCCCGTGCGCGGGAGATTCGTGCCGTGTGGTCGATTCCGGGGCCTCGATTCGACCAACCGGCACGAATCTCGAGACCTCGAGGGGGTGCTCGCGGGCGTCGAGGCAGCGGATGAGGTCGCGGTCGTGCGTGACGACGACGATCGCGCGGCCCGCGTCGCGCTGCTCGGCGAGCAGGGCGACGAGCTCGCGCCAGGTGCGGGCGTCCTGCCCGAAGGTGGGCT encodes:
- a CDS encoding energy-coupling factor transporter transmembrane component T family protein; the protein is MTALLAPVRGDRLVHCINPVAKIAASAAIGVALLVTIDWVSGAVALALLLPLVPFAGVPWRALTVRMLPLLIASPLTALTLALYGAPSGHVYGSFLLATVSEGSLQLAAAAALRVLAIGLPAVLLVATVDPTDLADGLVQTWRLPARFVLGALAAFRLVGLIVDDWRALVLARRARGVGDAGGRLGRIRFLGSVAFALLVLALRRGGSLATAMEARGFGGDTPRSAARTASFGRAEWVLVGIGVLIGLVALGVSIAVGAFNPVLGPRG
- a CDS encoding nucleoside/nucleotide kinase family protein, whose product is MTAVDAEVDPAPLVELLEVGPQPWVLLIDGRSGAGKTVLARSLAAATGAALVSLDEVYPGWDGLAAGADAVPGIIRDGRWRRWDWARDVPADAVSVDRSGSLIVEGCGAITRASRALADHAWWVERDAPARKRRALDRDGDAFAPHWCRWAAQEVQLDAREGSRALADLELSPGARSS